The following are from one region of the Nocardioides marmotae genome:
- a CDS encoding DUF4185 domain-containing protein encodes MLAAGLLTLALEALLGLPGLLLAATVLLVVPAPLLVADDPLLLPGGWAEVARWTTAGATADGVRAAVAGGAAARDLGLLAAVAATGLLVLALTRFDGVRHSPAAPPAPGGPPPDVPTTARWRLQLVAVLGALAAGAALVVVLLPGDDEAATYPSLASATTCEPTGPVRTVADLNRITELRGSPAFRGGDVGAAAELHDGRRIWLFGDTLRGDPGEERFVRNSMLVVEPGCLRVVVPAGGGAVIPDRDSEVGYWPMSVVATPRPGYDLVTVTAQRVRSTDRDDAFGFENLGPAVALYVVPRGGTPQLVSRVDVGPDSPDPTRPMWGAATALHGGWLYLYGTARPDTGTPTGFSLRVARVRPGGVLTPGRWRYWDGAVWVADPAAAAELVPAAGGTSQTLSVFERGGTWYAFSKREEFLGSDLVFWTAPAPTGPFTAQPPVADLPSDSTTGELRYMPLAHPDLVPRPRSVVVSYSRNRTDVEEVLDDPLLYRPRFLRVPLP; translated from the coding sequence GTGCTGGCCGCCGGCCTGCTGACCCTCGCGCTCGAGGCGCTCCTCGGGCTCCCCGGGCTGCTGCTGGCCGCGACCGTGCTGCTCGTCGTGCCGGCGCCGCTGCTCGTCGCCGACGACCCGCTCCTCCTGCCCGGCGGGTGGGCCGAGGTCGCCCGGTGGACCACCGCCGGGGCGACCGCCGACGGGGTCCGCGCGGCGGTGGCCGGCGGCGCGGCCGCCCGCGACCTCGGGCTGCTGGCCGCGGTGGCCGCCACCGGCCTGCTCGTGCTCGCACTGACCCGCTTCGACGGGGTGCGGCACAGCCCCGCGGCACCGCCGGCCCCGGGCGGCCCGCCCCCCGACGTACCCACCACCGCCCGCTGGCGCCTCCAGCTCGTCGCCGTCCTCGGCGCGCTCGCCGCCGGCGCGGCGCTGGTCGTGGTCCTGCTGCCCGGCGACGACGAGGCCGCGACCTACCCGAGCCTCGCCTCCGCGACGACCTGCGAGCCGACCGGCCCGGTGCGCACGGTGGCCGACCTCAACCGGATCACCGAGCTGCGCGGCTCGCCCGCGTTCCGCGGCGGCGACGTCGGCGCCGCGGCCGAGCTCCACGACGGCCGGCGGATCTGGCTCTTCGGCGACACCCTGCGCGGCGACCCCGGCGAGGAGCGGTTCGTGCGCAACTCGATGCTGGTCGTCGAGCCCGGCTGCCTCCGCGTCGTGGTGCCGGCCGGCGGCGGCGCCGTCATCCCCGACCGGGACAGCGAGGTCGGCTACTGGCCGATGTCGGTGGTCGCGACGCCGCGACCGGGCTACGACCTGGTCACCGTGACCGCGCAGCGGGTGCGCAGCACCGACCGCGACGACGCCTTCGGCTTCGAGAACCTCGGCCCCGCCGTCGCCCTGTACGTCGTCCCGCGGGGCGGCACGCCGCAGCTCGTCTCCCGGGTCGACGTCGGCCCGGACTCCCCCGACCCGACCCGTCCGATGTGGGGCGCGGCGACCGCGCTGCACGGCGGCTGGCTGTACCTGTACGGCACCGCCCGCCCCGACACCGGCACGCCCACCGGCTTCTCGCTGCGCGTCGCGCGGGTCCGGCCGGGCGGCGTGCTGACGCCGGGGCGCTGGCGCTACTGGGACGGCGCCGTCTGGGTCGCCGACCCCGCCGCGGCCGCCGAGCTGGTCCCCGCGGCCGGCGGCACCTCCCAGACGCTGAGCGTCTTCGAGCGCGGCGGCACCTGGTACGCCTTCAGCAAGCGCGAGGAGTTCCTCGGCTCCGACCTGGTCTTCTGGACCGCGCCGGCGCCGACCGGGCCGTTCACGGCTCAGCCGCCCGTGGCCGACCTGCCCTCGGACAGCACGACCGGGGAGCTGCGCTACATGCCGCTCGCCCACCCCGACCTGGTCCCGCGGCCCAGGTCGGTCGTGGTGTCGTACAGCCGCAACCGCACCGACGTCGAGGAGGTCCTCGACGACCCCCTGCTCTACCGGCCCCGGTTCCTCCGCGTCCCGCTGCCCTGA